In a genomic window of Glycine max cultivar Williams 82 chromosome 13, Glycine_max_v4.0, whole genome shotgun sequence:
- the LOC100786177 gene encoding WUSCHEL-related homeobox 2: MESHSSDAEAENVRTHSSVSRWSPTKEQIDMLENLYKQGIRTPSTEQIQQITSRLRAYGHIEGKNVFYWFQNHKARQRQKLMKQQTIAYSNRFLRASHPICQNVACAPYCLQRSGFSFYPQQSKVLASGGISSTGPLGMQRMFDGMQSSEHPDCNREVLTLFPLHPTGILKEKTTHQVPSLASTSVVAVDEDGHLGNQPFFNFFTTEPRSRE, translated from the exons ATGGAGAGTCACAGTAGTGATGCTGAGGCGGAGAATGTAAGGACTCATTCATCAGTTTCACGGTGGAGTCCTACAAAGGAGCAAATAGACATGTTAGAGAACCTTTACAAGCAGGGAATAAGGACTCCCAGCACTGAGCAAATACAACAGATTACCTCTAGGCTCAGGGCTTATGGTCACATCGAGGGAAAGAATGTCTTCTACTGGTTTCAAAATCACAAAGCTCGTCAAAGACAGAAGCTGATGAAGCAACAAACCATTGCATATTCCAATCGCTTTCTTCGTGCCTCCCACCCCATTTGCCAAAATG TTGCCTGCGCTCCATATTGTTTGCAACGGAGTGGATTCAGCTTTTATCCTCAACAATCGAAGGTGCTTGCAAGTGGAGGTATAAGTTCAACTGGGCCTTTAGGCATGCAAAGaatgtttgatggcatgcagagTAGTGAACACCCGGATTGTAACCGTGAAGTCTTAACTCTCTTTCCTCTTCATCCAACCggcattttgaaagaaaaaacaactcATCAAGTGCCTTCCCTTGCTTCAACTTCTGTTGTTGCTGTTGATGAAGATGGTCATCTTGGAAATCAGcccttctttaattttttcactACTGAACCAAGGTCGAGAGAGTGA
- the LOC100786692 gene encoding nucleolar complex protein 2 homolog — translation MVDLWCKSIQESGSLSAVRSLMRAFRTACHYGDDGGNESMAKLSVMSSTVFNKIMLTVLTEMDRILRNLLKLPASGGKKETITDLVATKHWKSHGHLVKSYLGNALHVLNQMTDTEMISFTLRRLKYSLLFLAAFPSLLRKYIKVVLHFWGTGGGALPVVSFLFMRDLCIRIGSGCIDECFKGIYKAYVLNCHFVNAVKLKHIRFLGNCVIELLGVDLPTAYQHAFTYIRQLATILREALNTKTKESFRKVYEWKFINCLELWTGAICAYSSESDFKQLAYPLTQIISGVARLVPTARYFPLRLRCVRMLNQIAASTHSFIPVSMLLLDMLEMKELNRPPTGGVGKAVDLHSILKVSKLTLKTRAFQEACVISVVEELAEHLAQWSYSVAFLELSFIPLVRLRSFCKSTKVERFRKEMRQLIRQIEASSDYVNGKRLSISFFPNDPAAASFLEDEKKSASSALSKYVMTLRQRAEQKNNSLMESSVLVGEESSKFGNEISESDEEDARKNVDGAVVFSSSWLPGNDSKIKQPTETKRKRKKQRKEKAIDDDVVEDLVLSSDEDVPPSHSPSARKNDDTDDSPPKQKRKHRSTGLKG, via the exons ATGGTTGATTTGTGGTGCAAATCAATTCAAGAAAGTGGGAGCTTGAGTGCGGTTCGTTCACTGATGAGGGCTTTTAGGACAGCATGTCACTATGGTGATGATGGGGGGAATGAATCTATGGCAAAGCTTAGTGTAATGTCTAGCACTGTattcaacaaaataatgttGACTGTACTTACTGAAATGGATAGAATactaagaaatttgttgaagcTTCCTGCTTCTGGTGGAAAGAAAGAGACCATAACAGATTTAGTGGCCACAAAGCATTGGAAGAGTCATGGCCATTTAGTAAAGTCTTACCTTGGAAATGCTCTCCATGTTTTGAACCAAATGACTGACACAGAAATGATATCATTTACTTTACGTCGGCTGAAATATTCTTTGTTGTTCTTGGCTGCTTTTCCTTCACTCCTAAGAAAATACATTAAG GTGGTCCTTCATTTCTGGGGTACTGGTGGAGGTGCCCTTCCGGTTGTTTCGTTTCTATTTATGAGAGATTTATGTATCCGTATTGGATCTGGCTGCATAGATGAATGCTTCAAAGGAATATATAAAGCTTATGTTTTGAATTGCCACTTTGTAAATGCTGTGAAACTTAAACATATCCGTTTTCTTGGAAATTGTGTCATTGAACTTCTTGGCGTGGATCTTCCAACTGCATATCAACATGCCTTCACTTACATCCGGCAACTGGCTACAATTTTAAGGGAGGCACTTAATACAAAGACTAAG gaatcttttcgGAAGGTTTATGAATGGAAATTCATAAACTGCCTTGAACTTTGGACTGGGGCTATCTGTGCCTACAGTTCAGAGTCTGACTTTAAGCAACTTGCATATCCATTGACCCAAATAATTTCTGGGGTAGCCCGTCTAGTTCCCACGGCCAGATATTTTCCCCTTAGGTTGAGATGTGTAAGAATGCTGAACCAGATTGCAGCTTCTACACATTCTTTTATACCAGTGTCTATGCTTCTTTTGGACATGCTGGAGATGAAAGAATTGAATAGACCCCCTACAGGAGGTGTTGGCAAAGCTGTTGACTTACACAGTATACTGAAG GTTAGCAAGCTGACCCTAAAGACACGAGCATTTCAAGAGGCATGTGTTATTTCTGTGGTTGAAGAGCTTGCTGAACACTTGGCACAGTGGAGTTATTCTGTTGCATTCTTGGAGTTGTCTTTTATTCCACTTGTGAGGTTGCGTAGCTTTTGCAAATCGACCAAAGTTGAGAGGTTTCGAAAAGAAATGAGGCAGCTTATACGCCAG ATTGAGGCTAGTTCTGACTATGTGAATGGAAAGCGCCTGTCAATTTCCTTTTTTCCTAATGACCCTGCAGCAGCATCTTTCCTTGAG GATGAAAAAAAGTCAGCTTCTAGTGCACTTTCAAAGTATGTCATGACACTCCGCCAGAGAGCAgagcaaaaaaataattcattgatGGAATCcag TGTTCTTGTGGGAGAAGAATCCTCTAAATTTGGGAATGAAATATcggaaagtgatgaagaggatgCGAGAAAGAATGTGGATGGTGCCGTGGTCTTTAGTTCATCCTGGTTACCTGGAAATGACTCTAA GATTAAACAACCTACAGAAACAAAACGAAAGAGGAAAAAGCAGCGGAAAGAGAAAGCCATTGATGACGATGTTGTGGAGGACTTAGTACTTAGTTCGGACGAAGATGTGCCTCCAAGCCACAGCCCTTCTGCTAGGAAAAATGACGACACAGATGATTCACCTCCAAAACAAAAACGCAAGCACAGGAGCACAGGACTAaaaggttga
- the LOC100787251 gene encoding uncharacterized protein yields the protein MSFGGLSIALSLVFGCLLLALCAQLYYFLWWKKRRTQMDIEMDAKGVFYWGCWKATPCAMMHGGNNTGRGGVNSRDIESTTRSHHEPDMELDLLHKSFGEESTVESELMRLHNLAGPPRFLFPIKEETKEDLESEDRSRKGSRTRSLSDLMLTIDTPFLTPVASSPLKCCSLPVDPLHSYKHQGFNPLFESSTELDYNRFRSSPPPKFKFMRDAEEKLHRKLMEEAARRKAVDNVQECCGLIKDSCSNETLATDFSDGSFLKFIQNNKDTTTERKQLQQYLPQFPSGSSQILPLASSPTTFRPLEKASVVH from the coding sequence ATGTCTTTCGGTGGGTTAAGTATTGCTTTAAGTCTTGTATTTGGGTGTCTTCTGCTGGCTCTGTGTGCTCAGCTTTACTACTTCTTATGGTGGAAGAAGAGAAGGACACAGATGGATATTGAGATGGATGCAAAAGGGGTGTTTTATTGGGGGTGCTGGAAGGCCACCCCTTGTGCCATGATGCATGGTGGCAACAACACTGGAAGAGGGGGTGTGAATAGCAGGGACATAGAAAGCACAACAAGAAGTCATCATGAACCAGATATGGAGTTGGATTTGCTGCACAAGTCCTTTGGAGAAGAGAGTACTGTGGAGTCAGAGTTGATGAGGCTGCACAATCTGGCTGGCCCACCAAGGTTTCTCttcccaatcaaagaggaaACTAAAGAAGATTTGGAGTCTGAAGATAGGAGCAGAAAGGGGTCAAGAACAAGGAGTTTGAGTGATCTCATGTTGACAATTGACACCCCTTTTCTTACCCCTGTGGCTTCCTCGCCTTTGAAGTGTTGTTCTCTGCCTGTGGACCCTCTTCATTCTTATAAGCATCAAGGATTCAACCCTCTCTTTGAATCCTCGACTGAATTAGACTACAACAGGTTTAGATCCTCGCCACCTCCGAAATTCAAGTTCATGAGGGACGCGGAAGAGAAGTTGCATAGGAAATTGATGGAAGAGGCGGCGAGGAGAAAGGCTGTGGATAATGTCCAAGAATGTTGTGGGCTTATTAAAGATTCTTGTTCTAATGAAACATTGGCCACGGATTTTAGTGACGGCTCCTTTCTTAAGTTCATTCAGAACAACAAAGACACAACAACAGAACGCAAACAGCTTCAACAATATCTACCACAGTTTCCTTCAGGTTCATCTCAGATTCTCCCGTTGGCATCTTCTCCTACAACATTCAGACCACTTGAAAAGGCATCCGTTGTGCATTAG
- the LOC100787775 gene encoding dof zinc finger protein DOF3.6 yields the protein MVFSSIPVYLDPPNWQQQQQNQHQANGSNSPHELLPPLPQPPQAPHVGVESEQIRSGLMADRAKIPAPEGVLKCPRCESTNTKFCYFNNYSLSQPRHFCKTCRRYWTRGGALRNVPVGGGCRRNKKNKRSRSKSPVSTEKPSLPNNTSAIPELIGRFPQPFMASLQSMNRYGVGINTGVNLREIQAQNASQMEFQIGGLGNGSSVATAGGGGGGGVEQWRFQQFPFLNGFESTSAASNSYPFQSEIVEGLVGDINATSSRITQLPARVKMEYNGGLNLSRSPLNVSENSNHFYSWTDLSGLASSSASHLL from the exons ATGGTTTTCTCTTCTATTCCGGTCTATTTAGATCCTCCCAATTGGCAGCAGCAA CAACAAAATCAACACCAAGCAAATGGAAGTAACAGTCCTCATGAGCTGCTTCCGCCGCTGCCTCAGCCGCCACAGGCCCCTCACGTGGGGGTTGAATCCGAGCAAATCCGGTCCGGTCTGATGGCGGATCGGGCCAAGATTCCGGCACCGGAAGGAGTTCTGAAGTGTCCTCGGTGTGAATCCACCAACACAAAGTTTTGCTACTTCAACAATTACAGCCTCTCTCAGCCAAGGCACTTCTGCAAGACATGTAGGCGTTATTGGACAAGAGGTGGTGCTCTCAGGAACGTTCCTGTTGGTGGAGGATGCCGTAGgaacaaaaagaacaaaaggtcTCGCTCCAAATCTCCGGTTTCTACTGAGAAACCATCACTTCCCAATAATACAAGTGCAATCCCTGAGCTTATTGGTCGTTTCCCACAACCTTTCATGGCCTCTCTTCAGAGTATGAACCGCTATGGTGTAGGGATTAACACAGGTGTTAACTTGCGTGAGATTCAAGCACAGAACGCTTCTCAAATGGAGTTTCAAATTGGAGGTCTTGGCAATGGTTCAAGCGTTGCTActgcaggaggaggaggaggaggaggagtggaGCAGTGGCGGTTTCAGCAGTTTCCTTTCTTGAATGGTTTTGAGTCAACTTCAGCTGCTTCTAATTCCTACCCTTTTCAAAGTGAAATTGTTGAAGGTTTGGTTGGAGATATTAATGCCACAAGTTCTAGGATTACTCAGCTGCCAGCACGGGTTAAAATGGAATATAACGGTGGCTTGAATTTGTCAAGATCTCCTTTGAATGTCTCAGAAAATAGTAACCATTTCTATTCATGGACGGATTTATCTGGTCTTGCATCTTCTTCAGCGAGTCATCTCTTGTAA